In Lycium barbarum isolate Lr01 chromosome 9, ASM1917538v2, whole genome shotgun sequence, the DNA window atttttgaaaataaagctgactaattttctcgacatataaagttgactaaaataaccttacagtcaaacactaagttttttcaaacaaaacttacttcgagcaccttttcaacccctaaaatgacgatccgaacgtatacgtatccttgatgtattgagcctacattattgtacgcagaaaaaaaatatcaggttctatataaaatattaatgtttcggagtcttgacacacgactaattgttggtcaaagtatgaaaaaacacactaagtgttgcaaaacaaaaaaaaaattgccaatttttttttttgtgctcgctattttactgcgtgatacaaacaaaaaaaaaaaaattctttagcgcagtaaaatactgcgctaaagcagttaaagACCTTTTGGCAACGactttattttcaataaatctaaaccctaaaaataaaaaaccttaagctaatgacaacaagtcttcaaacaaaaatggacgtctatgtatatagaacacttaaacctaaagtttacaaataaaacttacttcgggcaccttttcaacccctaaaatgacgatccgaacgtttacgtatccttgatgtattgagcctacattattgtaagcaaaaaaaaaatatcaggttctatataaaatattgacgtttcggagtcttgacacacgactaatcattggtcaaagtatggaaaaaaacactaagtgttgcaaaaaataaagttggccaattttttctttttgatactgtttctataacacagtattttactgcgttatagatttttttttaaacagcttctataacgcagtaaaatattgcgctaaaggtagttttgtaacatttttttttgttggagtattttagttcaaagtgatttttttgggggcattttggttccggactccacgTTATGAAGGGGCCAAAAATGCACCTACTTAATAagcattctctctctctctctctctctctttttttcctCTGATGGCTTGCAATCAGTGGTTGTATATTAGGGGTAAGGTCTAGTCCGGCAGTTATTGCTTTCAATAATAATATACAACTCTACCAAGAGTCTtgggaatgttttttttttttttttttaaacacagatGGGATGAagttaatatctcaaaaatgttTTCTTGCATTTGATcacaacaagaaaaaaaaaacttgtctCCACATTTTTATAATTAGAATATGTCATGCACTATATATTTGTTGGCTCTTTGTGACTATTTAAATTGGCCTGACCTATCAATATATAGGTGGTTAGAAAAGTGGAAGTTTTTAAATACCCTATGAACTTTTTCGATGGGGAGTTTTAAGGGGTATTTATTCTATTTAAAGAAAGTTCAGGTGATAATTGGACAAGCTCAAAATATAGTTGTGTAACTGTAAATACGAGACAAGTTAAGAAGTACTTATACTTTTCTCCAAAGTGGAAGTTCTTAACATTGATAATACATGGACTAATAAGTCATGTTTCCTAACATATGGACGGTTGCAATTATAATGTTAGCCTCTCAAAAGAATAAGAAAAATGCAAACCATGTGGTATTTATTATTTGCATTCAAAAGTAAATttctgttttttgtttttgtttttggcaGCTGTGATTCATCCATTTGCAGAGCACATAGCATACTTCTTGTTGTTTGCCATACCACAGCTCACAACTGTGCTAACGGGGACTGCTTCAATAGTTTCATTTGGTGGATATATCACTTATATTGATTTTATGAATAACTTGGGACATTGCAACTTTGAGATCATTCCCAAGTGGATGTTCTCCATCTTCCCTCCTCTCAAGTACTTGATGTATACACCCTCGTAAGTCTCTTATTATTCTACCTTTATTTGTCTCATCTTTTATCTTCATTTGGTGCACCAAGATATATTTGTTGTCCTTCattcatcaattttatgcatGCACGTAGCTACAAATGTTTGTATGCAGAAATTTAGGAAGACCTTATGACTAATTAGGTATGGAATCAATGATGCATTAGACGTATCTTAATGTTATACAATATGATAAGATTCATCTACCTATATGTGTCATAGAAGTTCTCAAATTTCTGAAGAATTTGATTTTCCTCAATGAATTCAGCTAACTGCAGTTATTTTGATTACACAGGTACCATTCACTCCATCACACTCAATTTAGGACGAATTACTCACTTTTCATGCCAATGTATGATTATATCTACGATACATTGGACAAATCTTCAGACACATTATATGAAAAATCACTTGAAAGGCAAGGCAAATCGCCAGATGTGGTGCATTTAACACATCTAACAACCCCAGAATCCATTTACCATCTCAGGCTAGGGTTTGCTTCTTTTGCCTCAGAACCCTACACTTCTAAGTGGTATTTCTGGTTAATGTGGCCTGTCACATTGTGGTCTATGATGGTTACTTGGATTTATGGTCACACATTTACTGTTGAGAGAAATGTGTTCAAGAATCTCAATTTGCAAACTTGGGCAATCCCCAAATATCGCGTACAGGTAAGTACTTATACTAATAATTATTGACATTTTCATTATGTTTACTAGTACTATTTAATTTTTATCAGCCTAACTGTTGATTTCATTCCAGTACTTCATGCAATGGCAAAGAGAGACGATTAATAACTTGATTGAAGGAGCTATCATGGAAGCAGACCAAAAAGGCATAAAAGTTTTGAGCCTTGGACTCTTAAATCAGGCAAGTAAGTTAACATATATATCTAAGATTAATTTGGAcccatttggccatgagaatttttcacctttttccggtaattttttttcactttatatgAAAATTaatgtttggccataaaaattccaGATATAGCTTGAAATTTAGAAAAGTACACCTAAAACCCTGTTTTCACCTTTTTCACTTTTTTGACTTTCATTAtgttcaaacaatcaaatattctttgtaaAAACTATAACTAAACACAATTCCATCTTCAATTCCAActtaaaaattccaaataaagtgaaaaaaatatttgattttcatggccaaacgcctacttataaAATAATGCTTATTTTGTACATTTGAAAAATTTAATCTCAtgcttgtatatatgtacatgaaactTTTGCAGGACGAGCAACTGAATAATAATGGTGAGCTTTACATAAGAAGGCATCCTCAAATAAAAGTGAAGGTAGTAGATGGAAGTAGCCTAGCTGTTGCTGTGGTCCTAAACTCAATTCCCAAAGGAACTACCCAACTGGTCCTTGGAGGACATTTGTCGAAAGTTGCTAATGCCATTGCCCTAGCGTTATGTCAAGGAGGAGTAAAGGTCTCTTTAACTGTTGACATTATACACTGAATTAATCTCCTCACATTGGTGTCCCCTTCTCTCATTTATTATGATTGTGATAGGTCGTCACATTGCGAGAAGAAGAGTACAAGAAGCTCAAAGCAAGTCTTACTCCTGAAGCTGCAACTAATTTGGTTCCCTCAAAAACTTATGCTTCAAAGGTATAAACGCCAAAAAGAAATGAAAAGATTGTTAATCTTGATTATTCATTAAAAAACAACACTACTATAAAATCTCTATTTTCCCACTGAAAATATTTAGTGGCTATTCCCACGGATATTTTGATTGAATtagtgagaaaagaaaaaatagtagAGTTTTCACACGAAAAAATTAGGAAGTTTCCCAGCATTTCAGTGAGGCCCTGCTTCCCGTCATACGTTATCGCAGTGAGCTAGTTCGGTGAGAATGAGGtggaaaaatcatgttttataacacAAACTTTCTATACATGACcgaaaaaaatataatgtttttTATTAAAGCATTATTTATTGCAGATATGGCTAGTAGGGGATGGATTGAGTGAAGATGAACAATTGAAAGCACCAAAAGGAACATTATTCATTCCATTTTCACAATTCCCACCAAGAAAAACTCGCAAGGATTGCTTCTACTTTCACACACCAGCAATGATTACTGCAAAACACTTTGAAAATGTGGATTCTTGTGAGGTTAGAATCATTCTACAATTCccttaatttcttttttcttaatttgATCCTTTTTATTGATCACTAAGCATCTCAACTTTCTTCTTTTTATACCAATAGAATTGGCTACCAAGAAGAGTGATGAGCGCATGGCGAATAGCTGGAATTCTACACGCACTTGAAGATTGGCATGAGCATGAGTGTGGGAACATGATGTTTGACATCGAAAAAGTGTGGAAAGCGAGTCTTGATCATGGTTTTCAGCCAATAactatggcttctgcttctgaaTCAAAGGCTTAAGTCAGACTTTTATTTATTAATATCTATAGCCTGGGTGTGGTGGCATATGAGTTTACGAGAAGCTTACTAAAGTACTAGCTTGATATGAAATCTTACAATTGCTCCTATTATGTAGGACCTTTTtctgtttccttaagaatttccTCTCTTGTTCTGTGGATGTATGACTGTATACATTGCTTCTATTCTATAAGATCTAAGCTTTTTCAATAAACATTTGGCTTAATATATATTATCCAACGGACATGAAAAGTCTCAATTTGTCATTGATTTCTAATGGAGTTTTAATGTGATGATAACTTTAAATTATAGTTAAAagttcaggggtatatttggaccgtTTTAATCGGCACGTGGAGTCAATCATAGCCATTTTGCTGACTACAAGTCCGTGCCACCCACTACATACCCAATCAAACTGCGAATTTTTCAATTCAAAATCAGGGTATATCCCTTTCCCCATTGGAACCTATTTTGGTATTAAAATCATTGATTGATGTGGTTTCTAACTGCCAAATTGTGTCTACCCTTTTCAAAATCCCCGCCCACATGTTAACCTCCTCACACTCTCTTTTTCAATCCTCTCTTCTCTATGTTTCATTCGAATGGCAAGAAAACCTCAAACTTATAACTTTTCAAAATTCATACCATCCCACAATGTCGACCTCATAAAACCCTTCACAATATGTTCCCATTGAGTCTTACTGGACCACACCTATTGGTGATGCGTCTCCCTCAAACTCCCAAACTCCCCAAAGCAAGATTCCCAAGAGGCCCTAAACCTGGTCAAGAACAAGAAGTCTCAAAACTTGTTGATGAAGAGTCTGTGTCCAATACGCCAGCAGGCAACGAGGCAGTGATttgggtttgggggggggggggggggagtgcgTGGGTGTGGGGGAAGATTGATGATAATTAAGGAGTTAGGCACTCCGGCTAGCGATgacaaaaataaaacaaaattggtAGTTGAAAAAGAAGGAGAAGAGGAAAATGACGTAAATGATGCAGAGAGTAAGGGCAGAGATGTTGGTATGACCGCACAAACCCCTGGTCAAAAATTAGGTTCTTCTGGTGCAGGTGAGGTAGAAGATGTATTTGTTGTGACTAAAAATGTTCAAGAGAATGTAGATGTGAGTTTTGTGAATGAGGGAGTTGGCCGTGTTACGACTCTCGTTTTTATCGTAAGAAAGCCCATGGTTTCCTAGTTGAGTATGCCTTTAGAATGGAGACTCGTACCCGAGTTTTGAGCTATCAtggtgtcttaccccgtgtaccgAAGTACAAGCATGTGTTCTTTGCAATTCGATAGGATTAGAAGCTAAACGAACTGAATCGCCTCGAGCCGGAAAGACTCAGGGAAACCAGTCccctttgacggaccgtcgaagTGTCGACGGTGGCGTCAACCCACGCTGTTGACACGCCGACATCTTTAAATCTCCGATGGCTGATTGACGGCGCAAGTCAACGGATcattgacgggtcgtcgacccgcgcGTCGAACCGCACCACTGGAACCCTTTTGTTCTACTTCTATATAAATGTCCCGCACATTTTATCCTCATTATTTTCGTCCTCCAAACCtaagaaaaccctaatatatttacactactaaaaaaacagcgtTTAGCGACAGAATATTAGCGACAGACCACATTCCGTCGCCAATTAACGACGGATTAGCTACGGAATAATCATTTCGTCGCTAGAAATGCAATTAAAATTTTAGCTCTTTATATAGCGACGGATTAGCTACGAAAAATGAACTCCGTCGCTAATTATTAGCGCGAAATTTTGGCGCCTTAAAATTCACCACGGATTCAGCAACAAAAGTGGTGTGACAATTTTTATTTATACTTAGCGACGGATTCAGCAACGGAAAATCCGTCGCTGGGATTTTaaattttcttcaaaaaaaattatatttgcaGCAACCGATACTTCTATCGTAATATTAATTGCTAGAAGAAGTCAATGTATTATTTAGCGACGGAACATAAAATCCGTCGTTAATTCCGTCGGTAAGGGTAAAATAAAAGATATATCCTAGGGCACGGAAATACTTCTTCTCACTTCAAACACCCAAcacagatagagagagagagctttTACTGTAAATTTAGGGTGAAATCGTGAAAGGGATAAAAAATAATGTGAATCTAGGGCTTTTATTGCATTTTTCTCTTCTTCTGCTGCATCTTTTCGCTAAAGGACAGGTATTTATTGGTTTTTTCTATGTTTTCTGGGCAATTTCTGTCTCCTTTGTCTATTTCTTTGTTTTCTCTGAAGTTAAATCTGAAATAGAAGTTACGAAATTTGGGTATGTCTTGTTTGTGCATAaatctgtcttttttttttgtttattattgCTAAAATCGAAGTTGGGTATCTTGAGAACTGTTGGgtttataatttttttcaatGTTAAGTGTTGGGAATCTCTATTTGGCTCATAAATCTGATGAAAATAGAAATTTCAACCTTTGCTTTGGCTAAACTTTGTTGGGTTATATTATTTGGAGCTTAAAGCTTGTTTTATTCTGCTTCATGTTGCGAGaagagcttgaagaactcaacattCTTCATATTCTGTGATTCTAGAATTTCAGTTTCAATGTTTGAAGTCTATGTTAGTGAACTGGGTTTTTTACTCGATTCTTCAAAACTCAGCCTTATCAACATTCTTCATGCTATTCATAGTCCAAATATTGTTGTAGTTTCTTATCTTGTTCTTTTTTTATTTACCTGTGAGTTGCCATTTAAGCTTGAAAGCCTTAAGTTTGATTGTAAGAATTCATGCTCTTTATCTTTGGTAGCTGATTAATAATCACAATAGGTGTTTGATAGCCGATTAGTTATTTGTGCATATTGCTAGTTTTGATTCTTTAACAGTTTAAGCACTTAACTTGCTGGTGTTGATAAACTTTTCAGGTTAATGCTAGGTAAAAATACAACTAATACTTGAAACGTAAAAACAATATCAGATTGATATGTTGGTGTGGTGAGATTATAAAGAGTCCATCCCTTCTTAACtaaaagtttcaagtttgaaGCTTGAGAATAATTATTTTTTGAGAGGGAGCAATTTACCCTTTGAAGGATCTTTAAGAGCAATTTAGAAAAATTGGGATAGTAAGTTTCGAGTGAGCCTAAAGAGAAATAAATAAATGAGATCGATACGTAGGATTTGCTTGTTCGAGCTATAATAAGTTTGTAAAGAAACTTAGgtagtcattttttttttttttttgtgaagatAAACTTAGGTAGTCACTTAAGATACAGTTCTGTCAATAATTAGTGAGGAAGATTTTTAGGTGGGAGTCAATAAGAGGGTATATGATAATTCCTTTTGAAATAGGAAATATGGATAGTTGCTTtcttttttataaaaatctgcaTTCTAGTAGTTGAATAGCTGCTGATTTCTATGGTAAAAGGCTGAAAACAGCTCTTAAAATCTGTTGCATTTGGATTTAAAAATTGCATTGTAACACACACTTTGTTTTATTTGTTAAAAACTGCATTTTAGCAGTTGAATAATTGCTTCTTTATGAGATTAAATCCTGCATTTTACCAATTGAAAATTGCTACTAAAATCTGTACTTTACCACTACAAGAcacttgttatttttttttttgtaaaaatacTGCATTTTAGCAGTTGAATAGGCCTTTGAATAGCAACTACTTTATGAGGTTAAATTGTACATTCTAACAACTGAAAACTGCTACTAAAATTTGTATTTTACCACTACAAGACACTTGTTGTTTTGTTTGTTAAAATACTGCATTTTAGTAGTTgaatagttgttgttttgtttgtaAAAAGCTACATTTTAGGAATTGAATAGTTGCTGTTTTTTGTAGTAAAATACTGCATTTTAAGCAGTTGAATAGCAGCTGTTTTATTAGGTTAAATCCTGCATTCTAACAACTAAAAACTGCTACTAAAAATCTGCGTTATAAAGCTGAGGCAAAAAGCAACAATTTTGTTGAAAGTTACAATTGATGAGTTGTTTGTTGGATTATACTTGTTGTATTCTGGGATTTATTTAAGCCTACTATTTTGAAGTTCTTGTTTTGGGAAACTTGAGGTTGGAATTTGAGGTGATTAAGGTGAAAaagtttcttttttgtttttagtGAAAGCTTTTATTGACCATTATTATGAAGAAAAATGATCAATATGTTTTGTTTtagtttctcatttttttttttaacgaaaAAGGTGAATGATATGTTTTGATTCATTAAGGTATTTCAACTTGTTCTTCCATTTAGAGATCATCCTGGTTGTATTAATTATATGAAGATGGAACTTTAATTTGATTGCTTTGTTTATTTCAACATTAATAGGAACATGAATAATCTAGAGCGTGTTTGGATGTACGAGAAGTTGGATGGCCGAGGGAGTATAAACCGTAGCTTTGTAACCGGTATGGACAATTTTATTCAGTTTGCACGTTCTCAACGAAATTACATGAGCGGTGACAAGGTTAGATGTCCATGTAAAAAATGTCACAACATTAAATACATGGATGCTGAAATCGTTCAATATCACCTTTTTCATTTTGGATTTGTTGAGAACTATTTTGTTTGGGATTATTAAGGGGAAAAAGATATGATCAATGAGATAGCTTCTGGCAATGATTTGCACGGTGGTGCTCAACCTGAATTGGGATTTgataatccatacggacaaatGGTCTTAGATGCAGCTGGTCCCAACTTTGGTCAGGGTTCGAGTTCGCAATCTTATAGCAATATTGAACCTGATTCTTATCATCCTTGTGAACCTTCAATGGAGGAGGAGCCTAATCCTTCAATGAAGGAGGATCCTAATCCTTCAATGGAGGAGGAGCCTAATCTTGAGTCCCAGAGATTTTATGATTTGCTACGAGCTGCTGATGCCGACTTGTATCCCGGTTCTTCTCTCTCTCAACTTGCAGTAGTCTCCAGGATGTTAAATATTAAAATGGAGAATACTATGTCACAGAGAGGTTATAACCAAATGATGCAATTGTTGAAAGAGGCTTTACCTGAAGATAACAAAGTGCTTGATAGCTATTATCAGACTAAGAAACTAGTGCGTAGTTTGGGTTTGCCAGTTGAAAAGATTGATTGTTGTGATTCAGGATGTATGTTGTATTGGGGTGATGATGCACCTTACATCTTGTAAATTCTGTGTCTACCAGAGGTATAAGCGTCGTGTCGGCTCTCGTAAAAGGAAATTGGGCCCTTACAAGAAAATGTGTTATTTTCCTTTGATTCCTAGATTGCAAAGATTATATGCATCCCATGCTACAGATGCCGACATGAGATGGCACCATGAGCATACACAAGAGGATGGGGTAATGCGTCATCCATCAGAATCTAAGGCTTGGAAGAATTTCAATGAAACTCATTCTTTTTTTGCTGCTGAACCAAGAAATGTAAGGTTGGGGTTATATACTGATGGTTTCCAACCCTTTAGTCAGTCTGGGAGGAAATACTCTTCGTGGCCAGTGATTGTCACCCCATACAATTTACCTCCAGGAATGTGCATGAAAGAGGCATATATGTTCCTAACTATCATTGTTCTTGGGCCAAACAATCCCAAATATAAAATTGATGTTTATCTGCAACCTCTAATAAAAGAATTGACTTTGTTATGGGAGACAGGTGTAGAAGCATTTGACATCTCGAAAAAGCAAAACTTTCAACTAAGGGCAGCTTTGATGTGGACAATCAGTGACTTCCTAGCATATTCTATGTTATCAGGATGGAGTACTGCCGGCAAGTTagcatgtccttattgtatggagGAAACACAATCCTTTAGATTACAACATGGCAGGAATACATCTTGGTTTGACAGTCATAGAATGTTCCTTGACCAACATCATCCGTTTAGGAGAGATCGTAAAAACTTTCTCAAAGGTAAGACTGTGAAAAGACTATCACCATCCTATAGAATAGGAAAGGAAATTTTGAACCAAATTTGTGACTTAGGGATAAGGAAAGTAACAGAGTTAGATGCACAGGAAGTTAATCGGAAAATATATAAGTCTTGTGGGTGGAAAAAGCGAAACATATTTTGGGATTTTCCTTATTGGAGTTCTAACATGATTCGACATAATCTTGACGTcatgcatattgaaaaaaatgTCTTTGATAATGTATTTAATACAGTTCTAAACATTGATAACAAAACCAAAGACAATCACAATCACGTCTAGATATGGTAAATATTGTGATCGACCACAGCTGGCAAAGGATACTAGTGGAAAATATCCAAAAGTTGTATATACAATAGACAAGGAAGAAAGAGCTATCTTGTTCAATTGGGTGAAGGGTTTGAAGTTTCCAGATGGGTATGTTTCGAATTTGGGTAGATGTCCAGACACAAATGCGAAAAGGTTATTTGACATAAAAAGTCATGATTGCCATGTGTTCATGCAACGACTAATGCCTATTGCTTTCCGTGAACTACTTCCTAGTAATGTGTGGCAAGCACTTACAGAATTGAGCTTATTTTTTAAAGATCTTACTTCAACCACTTTAGGAGTGGATGACATGGAGATATTAGAGGCAGACATCCCACAAATCTTGTGTAAATTAGAACGTATATTTCCCCCTGGGTTTTTTGACTCAATGGAACATCTTCCTGTGCACCTTCCATA includes these proteins:
- the LOC132611441 gene encoding very-long-chain aldehyde decarbonylase CER1-like, whose translation is MATKPGILTEWPWTWLGNFKYVVLAPFVAHSIHSFFMSEDESKRDFGYLAIFPFLLVRMLHNQIWISLSRYRTAKGDNLIVDKSIEFDQVDRERNWDDQIILNGLLFYYGYMKLEQSHHLPFWRTDGIIMTALLHIGPVEFLYYWLHRAFHHHFLYSRYHSHHHSSIVTEPITSVIHPFAEHIAYFLLFAIPQLTTVLTGTASIVSFGGYITYIDFMNNLGHCNFEIIPKWMFSIFPPLKYLMYTPSYHSLHHTQFRTNYSLFMPMYDYIYDTLDKSSDTLYEKSLERQGKSPDVVHLTHLTTPESIYHLRLGFASFASEPYTSKWYFWLMWPVTLWSMMVTWIYGHTFTVERNVFKNLNLQTWAIPKYRVQYFMQWQRETINNLIEGAIMEADQKGIKVLSLGLLNQDEQLNNNGELYIRRHPQIKVKVVDGSSLAVAVVLNSIPKGTTQLVLGGHLSKVANAIALALCQGGVKVVTLREEEYKKLKASLTPEAATNLVPSKTYASKIWLVGDGLSEDEQLKAPKGTLFIPFSQFPPRKTRKDCFYFHTPAMITAKHFENVDSCENWLPRRVMSAWRIAGILHALEDWHEHECGNMMFDIEKVWKASLDHGFQPITMASASESKA
- the LOC132611443 gene encoding uncharacterized protein LOC132611443 yields the protein MINEIASGNDLHGGAQPELGFDNPYGQMVLDAAGPNFGQGSSSQSYSNIEPDSYHPCEPSMEEEPNPSMKEDPNPSMEEEPNLESQRFYDLLRAADADLYPGSSLSQLAVVSRMLNIKMENTMSQRGYNQMMQLLKEALPEDNKVLDSYYQTKKLVRSLGLPVEKIDCCDSGCMLYWGDDAPYIL
- the LOC132611895 gene encoding uncharacterized protein LOC132611895 gives rise to the protein MCYFPLIPRLQRLYASHATDADMRWHHEHTQEDGVMRHPSESKAWKNFNETHSFFAAEPRNVRLGLYTDGFQPFSQSGRKYSSWPVIVTPYNLPPGMCMKEAYMFLTIIVLGPNNPKYKIDVYLQPLIKELTLLWETGVEAFDISKKQNFQLRAALMWTISDFLAYSMLSGWSTAGKLACPYCMEETQSFRLQHGRNTSWFDSHRMFLDQHHPFRRDRKNFLKGKTVKRLSPSYRIGKEILNQICDLGIRKVTELDAQEVNRKIYKSCGWKKRNIFWDFPYWSSNMIRHNLDVMHIEKNVFDNLAKDTSGKYPKVVYTIDKEERAILFNWVKGLKFPDGYVSNLGRCPDTNAKRLFDIKSHDCHVFMQRLMPIAFRELLPSNVWQALTELSLFFKDLTSTTLGVDDMEILEADIPQILCKLERIFPPGFFDSMEHLPVHLPYEAKIAGPVQYRWMYPFERYLGTLKRMIGNKASVEGSICEAYLMKELTQLFSHYFEPHVMTRNHDVHRNDDGDAVEDLEGNLSIFTHPGRLWGEVKKRNLSLEEIKAAQTYILLNCKEVEPFVSLAHGPLISATCHSVYFINGYKFHTDSHGSARSTMNSGVCISVPNFGDYYGRIKEIIQVEYHEDPLKKTVLFKCEWFDPTLDVGVKKHNQYKLVDVNHRRRYKKHEPFILAMQATLVCYVLNPSKRKDKDDWVAVLKVKPRNVVELPDKEVVTTPELNIPFQVEEVEVHEIDMNVSIDENILLHDLNGNSIEMDEPIVDRLFPEQHEIQEYETEEEYEIEETEEDEEEFEEGTDSD